In one Burkholderiales bacterium GJ-E10 genomic region, the following are encoded:
- a CDS encoding secretion protein HlyD encodes MKLPHALRALPLGRIALTVAALAVAALLARILWIHEADTPWTRDARVRADVIHIAPDVGGLVDTVPVRDNQPVRRGDLLFTVDAARFRNAADTAAARLAMAQAALQSARAQVRERQEDLAKTRTALQMDEDRARRRRFAGGYGATSREEVDDADAAAAMARNAWHLAQSRLAQAHADTARAIARRDLARTALQLAQLDLQRTEIRAPVDGFVTNLLLRPGDYVHIGQPVMALIDRHSYYLYGYFEESKLADIRPGDRARIRLLSDPRCLAGTVEAIARGIGDRDNPTGPDLLLDANPVFDWVRLAQRIPVRIHIDSQPVDLPLSAGMSATVTILPHGGNAGEGSVCNGGPNRT; translated from the coding sequence ATGAAACTTCCCCACGCCCTGCGCGCACTTCCCCTGGGACGCATTGCGTTGACCGTTGCCGCACTGGCCGTCGCCGCACTGCTGGCCCGCATCCTCTGGATCCACGAAGCCGACACGCCCTGGACACGCGACGCGCGCGTACGCGCCGACGTGATCCACATCGCACCCGACGTCGGAGGGCTGGTCGACACGGTACCGGTGCGCGACAACCAGCCGGTGCGCCGCGGCGACCTGCTGTTCACGGTCGATGCCGCGCGCTTTCGCAACGCCGCCGATACGGCCGCGGCGCGTCTCGCCATGGCGCAGGCCGCCCTGCAGTCGGCACGGGCGCAGGTCCGCGAACGCCAGGAGGATCTCGCCAAAACGCGCACGGCGCTGCAGATGGACGAAGACCGGGCCCGGCGCCGCCGCTTCGCCGGCGGTTACGGCGCCACCTCGCGCGAGGAGGTCGACGATGCCGATGCCGCCGCCGCGATGGCGCGCAACGCCTGGCATCTCGCGCAATCCCGGCTCGCCCAGGCCCATGCCGACACGGCTCGCGCGATCGCCCGACGCGACCTGGCACGCACCGCGCTGCAACTGGCACAACTGGATCTGCAACGCACCGAGATCCGTGCGCCCGTCGACGGTTTCGTCACCAACCTGCTGCTGCGCCCCGGCGACTACGTGCACATCGGCCAGCCCGTGATGGCGCTGATCGACCGCCACAGCTACTATCTCTATGGGTATTTCGAAGAAAGCAAGCTCGCCGACATCCGCCCCGGCGATCGCGCAAGGATCCGCCTGCTCTCGGACCCGCGCTGCCTGGCGGGAACGGTGGAGGCGATCGCCCGCGGCATCGGCGACCGCGACAACCCGACCGGCCCCGACCTGCTGCTCGACGCCAATCCGGTGTTCGACTGGGTCCGGCTCGCGCAGCGCATTCCGGTCCGCATCCACATCGATAGCCAGCCGGTGGATCTCCCGCTCAGCGCCGGGATGAGCGCGACGGTGACCATCCTGCCGCACGGAGGGAATGCGGGGGAAGGGTCGGTGTGCAATGGTGGGCCCAACAGGACTTGA
- a CDS encoding resolvase domain-containing protein → MNQRIGYARVSTDDQELDLQRDALKQARCTVIYEETSSAKSPELPELEQCRKTLRPGDTLVVWRLDRLGRSLPNLVQIVAELGRVGVGFESITEKIETGTAAGKLVLRVFAALAEFERNLIRERARAGLSAARARGRAGGRKPKLDARQVREIRRLMSDPTVPVSQIAERYKVSRTTIYKVAPVRRSEPTRQP, encoded by the coding sequence ATGAATCAACGCATCGGATACGCCCGCGTCTCCACGGACGACCAAGAGCTGGACCTGCAGCGCGACGCGCTCAAGCAGGCCAGATGTACGGTCATCTATGAAGAGACCAGTAGCGCGAAGTCCCCCGAGCTGCCCGAACTTGAGCAGTGTCGCAAGACGTTGCGGCCCGGGGATACTCTTGTGGTGTGGCGGCTTGATCGACTCGGGCGCAGTCTGCCCAACCTGGTGCAGATCGTCGCGGAGCTTGGGCGCGTGGGTGTCGGGTTCGAGAGCATCACGGAGAAGATCGAGACAGGGACAGCGGCCGGAAAGCTGGTTTTGCGTGTCTTCGCGGCGCTGGCAGAGTTTGAGCGCAACCTGATTCGGGAGAGGGCGCGTGCAGGCTTATCCGCAGCACGCGCAAGGGGGCGGGCCGGAGGTCGCAAGCCGAAGTTAGACGCGCGGCAAGTTCGAGAGATCAGACGGCTGATGTCCGACCCGACCGTCCCGGTCAGTCAGATCGCAGAACGCTACAAGGTCTCACGGACAACCATTTACAAAGTCGCACCCGTTAGGCGGTCTGAGCCGACGCGGCAGCCCTGA
- a CDS encoding acetyl-CoA acetyltransferase / 3-ketoacyl-CoA thiolase, with product MTLYRIALIVASHSHVARLFEKGLFDGQETGVYTQYRNRVHASDADTKSRPDSAGLVGAAGRGLRRVVS from the coding sequence TTGACACTCTACCGCATTGCTCTGATCGTGGCCAGCCACAGCCACGTCGCGCGCCTGTTCGAGAAAGGACTGTTTGATGGGCAGGAAACTGGCGTGTACACGCAATATCGGAACCGTGTACACGCTTCCGATGCGGACACAAAGAGCAGGCCGGACAGTGCCGGCCTGGTGGGGGCCGCTGGGCGAGGCCTGCGGCGCGTGGTATCGTGA
- a CDS encoding cell shape determining protein, MreB/Mrl family, translating into MQTDIDMPTALRMMTEATNMPHVFEDVGECVELGGGDVLYALQLLGRVYLACLNWDTKRVCVTPAERWEPDNLRDCIDGLPLLSLDRCFGDVIARVAEQAMEAPALPVKTTH; encoded by the coding sequence ATGCAAACCGACATCGATATGCCCACCGCCCTGCGGATGATGACCGAGGCAACCAACATGCCCCACGTGTTCGAAGATGTAGGCGAGTGCGTCGAGCTGGGCGGCGGCGATGTCCTCTATGCCCTGCAGCTGCTGGGCCGGGTGTACCTGGCTTGCCTGAACTGGGACACGAAGCGGGTGTGTGTGACACCGGCCGAACGCTGGGAGCCGGACAACCTGCGCGACTGCATCGACGGCTTGCCGCTGCTGTCACTGGATCGGTGCTTCGGCGACGTGATTGCGAGGGTGGCAGAACAGGCGATGGAAGCGCCTGCCCTGCCGGTCAAGACCACTCACTAG
- a CDS encoding helix-turn-helix protein, CopG: MAAKRTYSVRLDDDQLRELEARADHIGLSVGHMIRGAIKDFLRQEQEKDYLNNVRIDIITAVNRLARQVEKDRAEQQLIMGVLDYLREWLGFALPAPADKAAAQALQAKRTQDFYERLPSFFVNKSRAKVTERAEQIGAADETLQTESDEKDFSHDEGES, translated from the coding sequence GTGGCAGCAAAACGAACGTATTCGGTCCGCCTGGACGACGATCAGCTTCGCGAGCTTGAAGCACGGGCGGATCACATCGGCCTGTCCGTAGGCCACATGATCCGTGGCGCGATCAAGGACTTCCTGCGGCAGGAGCAGGAGAAGGACTACCTGAACAATGTCCGAATAGACATCATCACCGCGGTCAACCGACTCGCGCGCCAGGTCGAGAAGGACCGCGCGGAACAGCAGCTCATCATGGGCGTCCTTGACTACCTGCGGGAGTGGCTGGGGTTCGCGCTGCCAGCGCCGGCCGACAAGGCCGCAGCCCAGGCGCTTCAGGCGAAGCGGACCCAGGATTTCTACGAGCGATTGCCCTCGTTTTTCGTAAACAAGAGCCGAGCGAAGGTCACGGAGCGCGCTGAGCAGATCGGCGCGGCCGACGAAACTCTGCAGACCGAATCCGACGAGAAGGACTTTTCACACGACGAAGGAGAATCATGA
- a CDS encoding HicB family protein, whose translation MRKTKKIGDFHVEAIPHARQGRVEWSAWLIDLPFVHARRPTLDEARWALAVEWDRVANAYREAGEPVPTPRSRAGTVPRTRGNQRILATLRRLTECKTEPIF comes from the coding sequence ATGAGAAAGACCAAAAAGATCGGCGATTTTCACGTCGAAGCCATCCCCCATGCACGACAAGGCAGGGTCGAATGGTCCGCCTGGCTGATCGACCTTCCGTTTGTCCACGCTAGGCGGCCGACGCTCGACGAAGCGCGGTGGGCACTGGCGGTCGAATGGGACAGGGTTGCGAACGCCTACCGCGAGGCAGGTGAGCCGGTGCCGACGCCCAGGAGCAGGGCGGGCACGGTTCCACGCACGCGGGGCAACCAGCGAATTTTGGCGACGCTCCGGCGGCTCACGGAGTGCAAGACCGAGCCGATCTTTTGA
- a CDS encoding Gp43 has product MYLQAISGSSRDEFAELTDAQAWALAELCKRITWSDCRSNAVSDQEAYLMIDATAKLGTILARVGYSPR; this is encoded by the coding sequence ATGTATCTGCAGGCCATCAGTGGTAGCAGCCGCGACGAGTTCGCCGAGCTGACCGACGCGCAAGCATGGGCGTTGGCCGAACTTTGCAAGCGCATCACCTGGTCCGACTGCCGCAGCAATGCCGTGTCGGACCAGGAGGCCTACCTGATGATCGACGCCACCGCCAAGCTCGGCACGATCCTGGCGCGCGTCGGCTACAGCCCACGTTGA
- a CDS encoding transposase: MILSPAVQAFVYRDVVDMRRGVDGLLRLVTDAFSHSAFSGHVFVFIGSRRDKVKMLWWHSTGFVMLYKRLERGRFPAPHMLASRGLSMAELMAFLEGIDLSRAKRIAHVNASRVA; this comes from the coding sequence ATGATTCTGTCGCCCGCGGTACAAGCGTTCGTATACCGCGACGTGGTGGATATGCGCCGCGGGGTCGATGGTCTTCTGCGCCTGGTGACGGATGCGTTTTCGCACTCCGCCTTCAGCGGCCATGTGTTCGTCTTTATCGGAAGCCGCCGAGACAAGGTCAAGATGCTGTGGTGGCACAGCACCGGTTTCGTGATGCTCTACAAGCGCCTGGAACGGGGGCGGTTTCCGGCACCGCACATGCTGGCCTCGCGTGGTTTGTCGATGGCTGAACTCATGGCGTTTCTCGAGGGAATCGACCTCTCGCGCGCAAAGCGCATCGCACACGTGAACGCATCGCGCGTCGCGTAG
- a CDS encoding hypothetical truncated transposase, producing the protein MHSIAALDIESLPRDVDALLEVIAEQRKQFSAVLESLCAQLAKMKQMTFGSRSERFAGQALLFTEDLPIPPAPPKLPTTTVAAHERKRRGRPALPAHLPRVRKEYDLTDDQKAGFDRIVLIGEVVSSTLDVIPQKVFVIDHARAKYRCTKDGITSIVVADAQPSPLPKSNASAGMLAHVLVSKYCDGIPLARQEKIFARYGVDLARTTLDDWTLASTEKLAVLMPAFKAHVLGAPGMFADDTTLKLVEEGRRRSRTARLWVYVSSGARQDPQGNWIAYPKAAYFEFTETREAIHPTRFLKGYRGFVQADDYNGYHPTFATGLAKHCLCWAHVRRRYFEVASQPGASPLASEALSFIRGIYLVDSEYKDATPDQRLAARKKHTVALLEKFYAWLCHHQPSLLPRSPLGKAFAYTLSNWAALMRFTTDGTVSPDSNLVERTIRPVAVGRKAWLFAASERGGHAAAVAFSLIESCKLAGVEPYAYLRDVLQRIDGHRIDRLHELLPFNWKPTGDCNPV; encoded by the coding sequence ATGCACTCGATCGCCGCCCTCGACATCGAATCTCTTCCTCGTGATGTCGATGCGCTGCTCGAAGTGATCGCCGAGCAGCGCAAACAGTTCTCCGCAGTGCTCGAGTCGCTGTGCGCCCAGCTCGCGAAGATGAAGCAGATGACCTTCGGGTCGCGCTCGGAGCGCTTCGCAGGCCAGGCGCTGCTCTTCACCGAGGATCTTCCCATTCCCCCGGCGCCGCCGAAGCTCCCGACGACGACGGTTGCCGCGCACGAGCGCAAGCGTCGCGGACGTCCAGCGCTTCCGGCACACCTGCCGCGGGTCCGCAAGGAATATGACCTCACGGACGATCAGAAGGCCGGATTCGACCGGATCGTGCTCATCGGCGAAGTCGTCAGCTCCACGCTCGACGTCATTCCGCAGAAGGTATTCGTGATCGACCACGCGCGGGCGAAGTATCGCTGCACCAAGGACGGAATTACTTCGATCGTCGTGGCCGATGCGCAACCTTCGCCGCTGCCCAAGAGCAACGCCAGCGCCGGGATGCTCGCGCACGTACTGGTGTCCAAGTACTGCGACGGAATTCCGCTCGCCCGCCAGGAGAAGATCTTCGCCCGGTACGGAGTCGATCTGGCGCGCACGACGCTCGACGACTGGACCCTGGCAAGCACGGAGAAGCTCGCCGTCTTGATGCCCGCGTTCAAGGCGCACGTTCTGGGCGCCCCCGGGATGTTTGCCGACGACACGACACTGAAGCTCGTCGAGGAGGGTCGACGAAGATCGCGCACCGCAAGGCTCTGGGTGTACGTCAGCAGCGGTGCGAGACAAGATCCCCAGGGAAACTGGATCGCCTACCCCAAGGCGGCGTACTTCGAGTTCACCGAAACCCGGGAGGCGATCCACCCAACCCGGTTCCTGAAGGGGTACCGCGGCTTTGTGCAAGCCGACGACTACAACGGTTATCACCCAACCTTTGCCACGGGGTTGGCGAAGCATTGCCTATGCTGGGCGCATGTGCGAAGGCGCTACTTCGAGGTTGCGTCGCAGCCGGGAGCATCGCCTCTGGCCAGCGAGGCCCTGTCGTTCATCCGCGGCATCTATCTCGTCGACTCCGAGTACAAGGACGCCACGCCAGACCAGCGGCTTGCGGCAAGAAAGAAGCACACCGTTGCGCTGCTGGAGAAGTTCTATGCGTGGTTGTGCCACCACCAGCCGAGCCTGTTGCCGCGATCTCCCCTTGGCAAAGCGTTCGCGTACACGCTCTCGAACTGGGCGGCGCTCATGCGCTTCACCACGGACGGCACCGTTTCGCCGGACTCCAACTTGGTCGAGCGAACGATTCGCCCGGTCGCCGTAGGCAGAAAGGCATGGCTCTTCGCAGCATCCGAGCGCGGAGGACACGCCGCAGCGGTTGCCTTCAGCCTCATCGAATCGTGCAAACTTGCGGGTGTGGAACCCTACGCATACCTTCGCGACGTGCTGCAGCGCATCGACGGTCATCGCATCGACCGTCTGCACGAGTTGCTGCCCTTCAACTGGAAGCCCACCGGTGACTGCAACCCCGTTTGA
- a CDS encoding NADH-quinone oxidoreductase, chain G has product MKSRTLWLLGLALLGVCTPALAAGQADLGLVIQQYQTASAQFGTTIAQAAKWLVVTLATIDLSMVIIGKLLRTEGPQEILVAVITRALWYGFLVFLMNANVMTDVVQG; this is encoded by the coding sequence GTGAAGAGTCGCACACTGTGGCTTCTTGGCCTCGCGCTGTTGGGGGTTTGCACTCCGGCGCTCGCGGCCGGACAGGCGGACCTCGGCCTGGTCATCCAGCAGTATCAGACGGCATCGGCGCAATTCGGCACGACGATTGCGCAGGCCGCGAAATGGCTGGTGGTGACGCTTGCAACCATCGATCTGAGCATGGTCATCATCGGCAAGCTGCTTCGCACCGAAGGCCCGCAGGAAATCCTTGTGGCCGTCATCACACGCGCGCTCTGGTACGGCTTCCTGGTGTTCCTGATGAACGCGAACGTCATGACGGACGTGGTTCAAGGGTAA